The Corylus avellana chromosome ca8, CavTom2PMs-1.0 genome has a segment encoding these proteins:
- the LOC132189709 gene encoding putative pentatricopeptide repeat-containing protein At3g15130, with product MSERQRFANLLRNCSKNLLLEQGLQGHGAVVKVGLGLDLMLNNDLIDMYGKCGRIDLACAVFDRMLERNVVSWTSLMCGYLQNGNANGSLSLFRKMGSSGIKPNEFTFSTNLKASWILGIPENGMQIHSVCAKTGFEWVPAVANSIIDMYSRCGRISEAAQMFDSMPVRNLITWNAMIAGYALERNGDRALLLFQKMQEQGEIPDEFTYTSTLKACSSLGAMQEGAQIHASLITRGFPFSVQTTIAGALVDLYVKCRDLIKARRVFDQIEEKNVISWSALILGYAQEGDLLEAMDLFRHLRQNKHQVDGFVLSSLMGVFADFALVEQGKQIHAYTIKVPSGLDMSVANSMVDMYLKCGLTDEAEQLFGEIPVRNVVSWTVMITGYGKHGLGKKAMHLFNKMQSDDIEPDGVTYLAMLSACSHSGLIEESHEYFSRLCSDPRVKPRVEHYACMVDLLGRAGRLKEARNLIESMPLKPNVGIWQTLISACRVHGDLEMGREVGEILLRLDGDNPVNYVMMSNIFAEAGYWKDCERIRETVKKKRLKKEAGRSWVEIDKEVHFFYNGEDTHPLTEKIHEVLKEMEKRIKEEVGYVHRVKFALHDVEEESKEESLRVHSEKLAIGLALVCGGLENGEKRVIRIFKNLRVCGDCHAFIKGLSKVLKVVLVVRDANRFHKFEDGLCSCGDYW from the coding sequence ATGAGTGAGCGACAGAGATTCGCGAATCTGCTGAGGAACTGTTCGAAGAATTTGTTACTTGAGCAGGGATTGCAAGGTCATGGGGCTGTAGTAAAAGTGGGGCTTGGGCTTGATTTGATGTTAAACAATGATCTTATAGATATGTATGGAAAATGTGGCAGAATAGACCTCGCTTGTGCTGTGTTCGATAGAATGCTTGAAAGAAATGTTGTTTCTTGGACATCTCTAATGTGTGGCTACTTACAAAATGGTAATGCCAACGGGTCGCTATCACTCTTTCGCAAAATGGGGTCTTCGGGCATTAAGCCAAATGAGTTCACATTTTCAACCAATCTTAAAGCATCATGGATTTTGGGAATCCCAGAAAATGGAATGCAGATCCATAGTGTTTGTGCTAAAACTGGGTTTGAATGGGTGCCTGCAGTGGCCAATTCTATCATTGACATGTACTCTAGATGTGGAAGAATTAGTGAGGCGGCTCAAATGTTTGACAGCATGCCGGTTAGGAATCTCATCACTTGGAATGCGATGATAGCTGGATACGCACTTGAGCGAAATGGTGATAGAGCTCTACTTTTGTTTCAGAAAATGCAAGAACAGGGGGAAATCCCTGATGAATTCACATATACGAGTACATTAAAGGCTTGTAGCAGCCTCGGAGCAATGCAGGAAGGAGCCCAAATTCATGCTTCGTTGATTACAAGAGGATTCCCATTTTCGGTTCAGACCACTATTGCAGGTGCCCTAGTTGATCTGTATGTCAAATGCAGGGACTTGATTAAAGCTCGGAGAGTATTTGATCAAATTGAAGAGAAGAATGTGATATCCTGGAGTGCACTAATTCTTGGTTATGCTCAAGAAGGCGATTTACTGGAGGCCATGGACTTGTTTAGGCATCTCAGGCAGAATAAACATCAAGTAGATGGATTTGTTCTTTCAAGCCTGATGGGTGTCTTTGCTGATTTTGCACTTGTAGAGCAAGGCAAGCAAATACATGCCTACACCATCAAAGTCCCATCTGGACTAGACATGTCAGTGGCCAATTCAATGGTTGATATGTATCTCAAGTGTGGGTTGACAGATGAGGCAGAACAACTTTTCGGTGAAATCCCGGTGAGAAATGTTGTTTCTTGGACAGTTATGATCACTGGCTATGGAAAGCATGGTCTGGGAAAAAAAGCAATGCATCTTTTCAACAAAATGCAATCGGATGATATTGAGCCCGATGGTGTGACTTATTTGGCCATGCTCTCAGCCTGCAGCCATTCTGGACTCATCGAAGAAAGtcatgaatacttctcaagatTGTGTAGTGACCCAAGAGTTAAACCAAGAGTAGAGCACTATGCTTGCATGGTTGATCTCCTTGGCCGAGCCGGGCGCTTAAAAGAAGCTAGGAATCTCATTGAGAGCATGCCGCTAAAACCCAATGTGGGGATTTGGCAGACACTGATTAGTGCTTGTAGAGTACATGGGGACCTCGAAATGGGGAGGGAAGTAGGAGAGATACTTTTGAGATTAGATGGCGACAATCCGGTCAACTATGTGATGATGTCAAATATTTTTGCTGAGGCAGGTTATTGGAAAGACTGTGAGAGAATAAGAGAAACggtgaagaagaagaggttAAAGAAAGAGGCAGGACGTAGTTGGGTGGAGATTGACAAGGAGGTCCACTTTTTCTACAATGGAGAGGACACACACCCACTTACAGAGAAAATCCATGAAGTGTTGAAGGAAATGGAGAAGAGGATCAAAGAAGAGGTGGGTTATGTTCATAGGGTGAAGTTTGCGCTGCATGATGTGGAAGAGGAGTCAAAGGAGGAGAGCTTGAGAGTTCATAGTGAGAAGTTGGCAATTGGTTTGGCATTGGTTTGTGGTGGATtggaaaatggagaaaagaggGTGATTAGGATTTTCAAGAACTTGAGAGTTTGTGGGGATTGTCATGCGTTCATCAAAGGTTTGTCAAAAGTTTTGAAGGTGGTATTGGTAGTGAGAGATGCAAATAGGTTTCACAAGTTTGAAGATGGCTTGTGTTCTTGTGGGGATTATTGGTGA